The bacterium genome contains a region encoding:
- a CDS encoding LLM class flavin-dependent oxidoreductase → MAGYHFGYLLPTRGVVVQAKGKPTNAASIFSLARKAESLGLDSVWLGDSVLAKPRLESFTTWGAVLAATQKVQVGTAVMLAALRHPVMLAQSLSTLDCMFPGRVLPGLGVGRPDLKFEFETLGVPLHERARRFTETVEIAKLLLKEPKASYRGKYFSFEGVELEPRPQTPGGPPIWISSNLVDSGLRRVARFADGWITNSITVELYRQCWEKILEFAEEAGRSDIEDIPQCLYVTMNINPDGEKAKKECGDFLSTYYHKPFETVQQQLLVIVGDGAQVEEQLRGYIEAGAGTFVIRFAGGGQEEQLENFVSELLPRFS, encoded by the coding sequence ATGGCCGGTTATCATTTCGGATATCTTCTTCCTACACGCGGCGTCGTCGTTCAAGCGAAAGGGAAGCCCACAAACGCAGCGTCCATATTTTCTCTCGCCCGGAAGGCGGAATCCCTTGGCCTGGATTCCGTCTGGCTGGGTGACAGCGTTTTGGCGAAGCCTCGCCTCGAGAGCTTTACGACCTGGGGAGCCGTCCTCGCTGCGACCCAAAAAGTTCAGGTCGGAACGGCGGTGATGCTCGCGGCGCTTCGCCACCCCGTCATGCTGGCCCAATCGTTGAGCACGCTGGATTGCATGTTTCCGGGAAGAGTGCTTCCCGGACTCGGAGTCGGGCGCCCGGACCTCAAGTTCGAGTTTGAAACGCTCGGCGTACCGCTCCATGAACGGGCACGCCGATTCACGGAGACGGTGGAAATCGCGAAATTGCTGCTGAAAGAACCGAAAGCAAGTTATCGCGGGAAGTATTTTTCATTCGAGGGAGTGGAACTCGAACCCCGACCCCAGACGCCTGGCGGTCCCCCGATCTGGATATCCAGCAACTTGGTGGATTCGGGACTGCGGCGTGTCGCCCGTTTCGCGGACGGATGGATTACGAATTCCATCACGGTGGAGCTTTACAGGCAGTGCTGGGAGAAAATTCTGGAATTTGCGGAAGAGGCGGGCCGAAGCGATATAGAGGATATACCGCAGTGTCTTTATGTCACGATGAACATCAATCCCGACGGAGAAAAGGCCAAAAAAGAATGTGGAGATTTTCTCTCTACGTATTACCACAAGCCTTTCGAAACCGTTCAACAACAACTTTTGGTCATTGTCGGCGATGGTGCTCAGGTGGAAGAGCAGCTTCGCGGATATATCGAAGCAGGCGCTGGGACGTTCGTTATCCGTTTTGCCGGAGGCGGCCAGGAGGAACAATTGGAGAATTTCGTGTCTGAACTTCTTCCGAGGTTCAGCTGA
- a CDS encoding Xaa-Pro peptidase family protein, giving the protein MVLENGTGVSKEIIQERLAGARKLMAEQNIDVLLVIGRSFYDRMGSLTYLTNHFPPFPPGAFSEKVRGMGHGLLVLPASGEPVLFVDHRNFRREMVHIEDVRPEPNISLSVINQLKKLDAGKARIGIAGEDIMPATMYRDISEEMDEATFVNANAIVDGMRARKSAIEVEYLRGAAKIVEAGYEAIFGAIRPGVRESDLCAEGHAAGMRSGADFVRYVRVHSGPWSSWGSRWPQATQRKIEAGDVIRFDYVGAFEGYGFDVNRTAVVPGKKLDPKVEEMLELCAAITEAAISAVQTGVTAADVHNAATQFLDANAAGAGKYVFPMAGHGIGLETVEAPLIQPDNNSVLEENTVLCVEPTFNLPDVGGANVEQMVLVTKEGCELLTQTPTRPWRALG; this is encoded by the coding sequence ATGGTCCTTGAAAATGGAACAGGGGTTTCGAAAGAAATCATCCAGGAGCGCCTCGCGGGTGCCCGGAAATTGATGGCGGAACAAAATATCGATGTTCTCCTCGTCATCGGGCGCTCTTTTTATGATCGGATGGGGAGTCTCACCTATCTGACCAATCATTTCCCCCCGTTCCCGCCGGGCGCGTTCAGCGAAAAAGTCCGCGGCATGGGACACGGTCTGCTGGTGCTGCCGGCCTCGGGCGAGCCCGTACTTTTCGTCGATCACCGGAATTTCCGGCGTGAAATGGTCCATATTGAAGATGTCCGCCCCGAGCCCAATATTTCCCTTTCGGTCATCAACCAACTGAAAAAACTGGACGCGGGAAAGGCACGGATCGGGATTGCGGGGGAGGACATTATGCCCGCCACGATGTACCGGGACATTTCCGAGGAGATGGATGAGGCAACATTCGTCAATGCCAATGCGATTGTGGATGGAATGCGCGCCCGCAAAAGCGCGATCGAGGTCGAATATCTGCGCGGTGCGGCGAAAATTGTGGAAGCGGGATATGAAGCCATTTTTGGGGCCATCCGGCCGGGCGTGCGGGAGAGCGATTTGTGCGCCGAAGGACATGCGGCGGGCATGCGGTCTGGTGCCGATTTTGTCCGCTACGTCCGTGTTCACAGCGGCCCCTGGAGCAGTTGGGGTTCGCGGTGGCCGCAAGCCACGCAGCGGAAGATCGAAGCGGGCGATGTGATTCGCTTCGACTACGTCGGGGCTTTTGAGGGCTACGGATTTGATGTCAACCGTACAGCGGTTGTGCCGGGGAAAAAATTGGATCCCAAAGTGGAAGAAATGCTGGAGCTTTGCGCAGCCATAACGGAAGCCGCCATTTCCGCCGTTCAGACGGGCGTCACCGCAGCGGATGTGCACAATGCCGCCACGCAATTTCTGGATGCGAATGCTGCTGGCGCCGGAAAATATGTATTTCCCATGGCGGGCCATGGAATCGGGCTTGAGACAGTGGAGGCGCCCTTGATCCAGCCGGATAACAATTCGGTGCTCGAGGAAAATACAGTTCTTTGTGTTGAACCCACATTCAACCTGCCCGATGTTGGCGGAGCCAACGTCGAGCAAATGGTCCTGGTGACGAAAGAGGGCTGCGAGCTTCTCACGCAAACGCCCACCCGGCCGTGGCGTGCGCTGGGCTGA
- a CDS encoding prolyl oligopeptidase family serine peptidase gives MPMFEYYPSHWTMSWQFLRLVSEAHFGGGDFHEAHDAVRNIPAGDEEAWHREWYRLGEEVEKRADAELALGHRLTARACYLRSSNYFRVSEFFLLGDSRKIPTYKRCIANFEKAASLFDTPFERVEIPYENTGLPGWFVPASDRSGPVCILLGGADTIAEELYFLGGQEVLARGIHLLLVDGPGQGASLRLRNLYARPDYEVAVSAMIDWLITRPEVDPERVGFIGRSAGGYYGPRTAAFDDRIKAVVVWGACYDWLADVYDFYPPIQRQFQFLMGASDDKSCREILKDFTLEGILDKVRCPVLVSHGEQDRIVRVESAYRTYEELTVADKELKIWTPDTLGENHCQTDNISNAVRFKIDWLADRL, from the coding sequence ATGCCGATGTTCGAATATTATCCGTCGCACTGGACAATGTCGTGGCAGTTTTTGCGGCTTGTGTCCGAAGCGCATTTCGGCGGGGGCGATTTTCACGAAGCCCACGACGCCGTGCGGAACATTCCCGCGGGTGATGAGGAAGCCTGGCACCGGGAATGGTATCGGTTGGGAGAGGAAGTTGAAAAGAGGGCGGACGCCGAGCTGGCGCTGGGCCATCGGCTGACAGCACGGGCATGTTATTTGCGTTCGTCCAATTATTTTCGCGTGTCGGAATTTTTTCTGCTTGGCGACAGCCGCAAGATTCCCACCTACAAAAGATGCATCGCGAATTTTGAAAAGGCGGCTTCGCTGTTCGATACGCCCTTTGAGCGTGTGGAGATTCCCTACGAAAATACTGGCTTGCCGGGCTGGTTTGTGCCGGCGAGCGACCGGTCGGGGCCGGTGTGCATCCTTTTGGGGGGGGCCGACACGATTGCGGAGGAGCTTTATTTTCTCGGCGGACAGGAAGTGCTGGCCCGCGGAATTCATCTGCTCCTTGTCGATGGTCCCGGGCAGGGCGCTTCGCTTCGGCTACGGAATCTTTACGCCCGCCCCGATTACGAGGTGGCGGTGTCCGCCATGATCGATTGGCTGATCACAAGACCGGAGGTGGACCCCGAAAGGGTGGGTTTCATCGGGCGAAGCGCCGGGGGCTATTACGGGCCGCGGACGGCTGCTTTTGACGATAGGATTAAAGCGGTCGTGGTCTGGGGCGCGTGCTACGACTGGCTGGCGGATGTGTATGATTTTTACCCTCCCATCCAGCGGCAGTTCCAGTTCCTCATGGGCGCCAGCGACGACAAAAGCTGTCGGGAGATACTGAAGGATTTCACCCTGGAAGGCATTCTGGACAAGGTCCGTTGCCCTGTGCTCGTCAGCCATGGAGAGCAGGACCGCATCGTACGCGTGGAATCCGCCTACCGCACTTATGAAGAATTGACCGTTGCGGACAAGGAGTTGAAAATATGGACACCCGACACCTTGGGTGAGAATCATTGTCAGACGGACAACATCTCCAATGCGGTTCGTTTTAAGATAGATTGGTTGGCCGATCGGTTGTAA